In one Mycobacterium sp. NBC_00419 genomic region, the following are encoded:
- a CDS encoding nitroreductase family deazaflavin-dependent oxidoreductase, producing MTSAMDTFMLKFLKVHDGLYKRSGGWIGHRLPFAPRMLLLHTVGAKTGAARANSLAYYRDGADYLIVASNGGGPRSPGWYHNLRANPRVEINLGPRRVAVTAQVVLPEDPDYPRLWKICDDENGGRYSDYQKLTTRPIPVVRLTP from the coding sequence ATGACATCAGCGATGGACACGTTCATGCTGAAATTCCTCAAGGTGCACGACGGGCTCTATAAGCGCAGTGGCGGGTGGATCGGACACCGCCTGCCCTTCGCGCCGCGGATGCTGCTGTTGCACACCGTGGGCGCGAAAACCGGCGCAGCGCGGGCGAATTCACTGGCCTACTACCGCGACGGCGCGGACTATCTGATCGTCGCCTCCAACGGCGGCGGCCCGCGCAGCCCGGGCTGGTATCACAATCTGCGGGCGAACCCGCGCGTCGAGATCAACCTCGGGCCGCGCCGGGTGGCCGTCACCGCGCAGGTGGTGCTGCCCGAGGATCCGGACTATCCGCGGCTGTGGAAGATCTGCGACGACGAGAACGGCGGACGCTACAGCGACTATCAGAAGCTGACGACGCGACCCATCCCGGTCGTGCGGCTGACGCCCTAG
- a CDS encoding anti-sigma factor family protein, with the protein MPKPSLMTCSALVELLSDYYSGSLDAATAARVRLHLLICRGCRGYLAQLRTTVATVGRIRDDDLDPEFRSLLVEAFRDWR; encoded by the coding sequence ATGCCGAAACCGTCGCTGATGACATGCTCAGCGCTCGTAGAGCTGCTGAGCGACTACTACTCGGGCTCGCTGGACGCCGCGACCGCCGCCCGGGTACGCCTGCATCTGCTCATCTGCCGGGGCTGTCGCGGCTACCTCGCCCAACTGCGGACCACGGTGGCGACGGTGGGCCGGATCCGCGACGACGACCTGGACCCGGAGTTCCGCAGTCTGCTGGTGGAAGCCTTCCGCGACTGGCGGTGA
- a CDS encoding MFS transporter, whose product MSTKRIPALLILSSAFLAAGANGISMVAFPWLVLQRTGSAVDASIVAGAATLPLLFATLIAGTAVDFIGRRRVAMLADALSAASVAAIPVLAISLGIGSLTTVVLAGLAALGSLFDPAGMTARQSMLPEAAERAGWTLDHTNSVYEAVFNLAYITGPGVGGLLIATLGGVNTMWVTAAAFALSILAMAVLRLQGAGRPTRDERPDGVVSGVVEGLKFVWHNRVLRTLGLIDLAVTGMYLPMESVLFPKYFTDRNEPAQLGWVLMALSIGGLIGALSWTVLSRVASKRTTVLIAVLTFGVAVLVIAFLPPLPVILSFAALTGLVYGPIGPIYNSVMQTRAPAHMRGRVVGVMTSMAYAAGPLGFMLAGPLVDAFGLKVTFLVLAVPILLIGLACPWVPALRELDDEPAEPRMA is encoded by the coding sequence GTGAGCACCAAGCGCATCCCCGCGCTGTTGATCCTGTCCTCGGCCTTCCTGGCCGCGGGCGCCAACGGCATCTCGATGGTGGCGTTTCCGTGGCTGGTGCTGCAGCGGACCGGCAGCGCGGTCGACGCGTCGATCGTCGCCGGGGCAGCGACCCTGCCACTGCTGTTCGCCACCCTGATCGCCGGGACGGCCGTGGACTTCATCGGCCGCCGACGCGTCGCGATGCTGGCGGACGCGCTGTCGGCGGCCTCGGTCGCCGCCATCCCGGTGCTGGCCATCAGTTTGGGAATCGGGTCGCTGACCACGGTCGTGCTCGCTGGGCTGGCCGCGCTGGGCTCGCTGTTCGACCCGGCCGGGATGACGGCGCGGCAGTCGATGCTGCCCGAGGCCGCCGAGCGCGCCGGGTGGACGCTGGACCACACCAACAGCGTCTACGAGGCGGTGTTCAACCTGGCCTACATCACCGGCCCGGGTGTCGGCGGCCTGCTGATCGCCACCCTGGGCGGGGTCAACACGATGTGGGTCACCGCGGCGGCATTCGCGCTGTCGATCCTGGCGATGGCCGTGCTGCGGCTCCAGGGAGCGGGCCGGCCCACCCGTGACGAGCGGCCCGACGGGGTGGTGTCCGGGGTGGTCGAGGGGCTGAAGTTCGTCTGGCACAACCGGGTGCTGCGCACGCTTGGCCTCATCGACCTGGCGGTGACCGGGATGTACCTGCCGATGGAAAGCGTGCTCTTCCCCAAGTACTTCACCGACCGCAACGAGCCGGCGCAGCTGGGCTGGGTGCTGATGGCGCTGTCCATCGGCGGTCTGATCGGCGCGCTGAGCTGGACGGTGCTGTCGCGGGTGGCCAGCAAGCGCACCACGGTGCTGATCGCGGTGCTGACGTTCGGGGTGGCGGTCCTGGTGATCGCGTTCCTGCCGCCACTGCCGGTGATCTTGTCCTTCGCGGCGCTGACCGGCCTGGTGTACGGGCCGATCGGGCCGATCTATAACTCGGTGATGCAGACCCGGGCACCCGCGCACATGCGCGGGCGGGTGGTCGGGGTGATGACGTCGATGGCCTATGCCGCCGGCCCGCTGGGCTTCATGCTGGCCGGACCACTGGTCGACGCGTTCGGCCTGAAGGTGACCTTCCTGGTGCTCGCGGTGCCGATCCTGCTCATCGGACTGGCCTGCCCGTGGGTGCCTGCACTGCGCGAACTCGACGACGAACCGGCCGAACCTAGGATGGCCTGA
- a CDS encoding HIT family protein — protein sequence MSCVFCEIVAGTAPAIRVYEDNDHLGFLDIRPFTRGHTLVVPKRHSVDLTDTPAETLAGLLAVGQRIAQATRVSGLGATGNNIAINDGKSAMQTVFHIHLHVIPRRDGDKLAFAKGMLLRRDPDRETTGRILRQALELIP from the coding sequence ATGTCATGTGTGTTCTGCGAGATCGTCGCCGGCACCGCGCCGGCCATCCGCGTCTACGAGGACAACGACCATCTGGGCTTCCTGGACATCCGCCCGTTCACCCGCGGCCACACGCTGGTGGTGCCCAAACGGCACAGCGTCGACCTGACCGACACCCCCGCCGAGACACTGGCCGGTTTGTTGGCGGTGGGCCAGCGCATCGCCCAGGCGACGCGGGTGTCGGGTCTCGGCGCGACCGGCAACAACATCGCCATCAACGACGGCAAGTCCGCGATGCAGACGGTGTTCCACATCCACCTGCACGTGATTCCGCGGCGCGACGGAGACAAGCTGGCCTTCGCCAAGGGCATGCTGCTACGCCGCGACCCCGATCGCGAGACCACCGGCCGAATCCTGCGTCAAGCTCTGGAGTTGATCCCATGA
- a CDS encoding uracil-DNA glycosylase: MAAHAHPRTGVPFESPVPPGSGWPGDPAVPETPVATTPRRVAALAAGVDEVAELDALVSVCRACPRLVSWREDVAVAKRRSFALEPYWGRPIIGWGSTTPRIVVLGLAPAAHGGNRTGRVFTGDRSGDQLFAALHRAGLVNSPISVDAADELGTKDIRILAAVRCAPPGNAPSPQERSTCEPWLTAEWRLIAPSVRVVVALGGFAWQAALRLLADDLPGPAKPKFGHGVVAELTSGLQLIGCYHPSQQNMFTGRLTPAMLDDVFTDARSRAGLPGGEAPRHERR; this comes from the coding sequence GTGGCCGCGCACGCTCATCCCCGCACCGGAGTGCCGTTCGAATCCCCGGTCCCGCCCGGGTCGGGCTGGCCAGGAGACCCGGCGGTCCCCGAAACGCCGGTGGCGACGACCCCGCGGCGGGTAGCTGCTCTGGCCGCCGGCGTGGATGAGGTCGCCGAACTCGATGCGCTGGTCAGTGTCTGCCGGGCCTGCCCGCGCCTGGTGTCCTGGCGCGAGGACGTAGCGGTGGCCAAGCGACGCTCGTTCGCGCTGGAACCGTACTGGGGGCGGCCGATCATCGGGTGGGGGTCGACGACGCCGCGGATCGTGGTGCTCGGTCTGGCGCCCGCGGCCCACGGCGGTAACCGCACCGGCCGGGTGTTCACCGGCGACCGCTCGGGAGATCAGCTGTTCGCCGCGCTGCACCGGGCCGGGCTGGTGAACTCACCGATCAGTGTCGACGCCGCAGATGAGTTGGGCACCAAGGACATTCGGATTCTTGCGGCGGTGCGCTGCGCACCGCCGGGTAATGCGCCCAGCCCGCAGGAGCGCTCGACGTGCGAGCCGTGGCTGACCGCCGAGTGGCGACTGATCGCACCGTCGGTGCGTGTCGTCGTCGCTCTCGGTGGGTTCGCCTGGCAGGCGGCGCTGCGACTGCTGGCCGACGACCTGCCCGGCCCGGCCAAGCCGAAGTTCGGCCACGGCGTCGTTGCGGAACTGACGTCGGGCCTGCAGTTGATCGGGTGCTACCACCCCAGCCAGCAGAACATGTTCACCGGTCGGCTCACACCGGCGATGCTCGACGACGTGTTCACCGACGCCCGCAGCAGAGCGGGTTTACCCGGTGGGGAAGCACCTCGCCACGAGAGGCGTTGA
- a CDS encoding LLM class flavin-dependent oxidoreductase, which translates to MRLSVLDLVPVRTDQSTTDALAATVRLAQTADRLGFNRYWLAEHHNMPAVAATSPPVLIAYLAAQTTQVRLGSGGVMLPNHAPLAVAEQFALLEAAAPGRIDLGLGRAPGSDPVTSIMLRGTRDDSDVENFPQYVDEVAALMTAAGVRIPIRGQDYILKATPSARSEPQLWLLGSSMYSARLAAAKGLPYVFAHHFSGAGTAEALAIYRSEFRPSATAAEPVTFMTVNAVVAPTREEADALLLPNLQMMARLRTGQPLGALALVEDAATVSMHPQAEAVIAAGRAKAVVGSPAEAADQIRAVAAEFDVDEVMVNPVASAHRGTDPGTAPAREVTLELLAKELF; encoded by the coding sequence ATGCGGCTTTCTGTACTCGACCTCGTTCCCGTTCGCACCGACCAGAGCACCACTGATGCCCTGGCCGCCACGGTGCGGCTGGCACAGACCGCCGACCGGCTCGGCTTTAACCGCTACTGGCTGGCCGAGCATCACAACATGCCCGCGGTCGCGGCCACCAGCCCGCCGGTGCTAATCGCCTACCTGGCCGCGCAGACCACGCAGGTGCGGCTGGGCTCCGGTGGGGTGATGCTGCCCAACCACGCGCCGCTGGCGGTTGCCGAGCAGTTCGCGCTGCTGGAGGCAGCCGCGCCGGGCCGTATCGACCTGGGCCTGGGCCGGGCGCCGGGCAGTGACCCGGTGACCTCGATCATGCTGCGTGGCACCCGCGACGATTCGGACGTCGAGAACTTCCCGCAGTACGTCGACGAGGTCGCCGCCCTGATGACCGCGGCCGGGGTTCGGATACCGATCCGCGGCCAGGACTACATCCTCAAGGCCACCCCGAGCGCGCGCAGCGAGCCACAGCTGTGGCTGCTCGGCTCGTCGATGTACTCGGCTCGGCTGGCGGCGGCCAAGGGGTTGCCGTACGTGTTCGCCCACCACTTCTCGGGCGCCGGCACCGCCGAGGCGCTGGCGATCTACCGCAGCGAGTTCCGGCCGTCGGCCACGGCGGCCGAGCCGGTGACGTTCATGACGGTCAACGCGGTGGTCGCGCCGACGCGCGAGGAGGCCGATGCGCTGCTGTTGCCGAACCTGCAGATGATGGCGCGGCTGCGCACCGGACAGCCACTCGGTGCGCTGGCTCTGGTCGAAGACGCCGCGACGGTGTCGATGCACCCACAGGCCGAGGCCGTCATCGCCGCCGGGCGTGCCAAGGCCGTCGTCGGCTCACCGGCCGAGGCGGCCGATCAGATACGCGCGGTGGCCGCGGAGTTCGACGTCGACGAGGTGATGGTCAACCCGGTCGCCTCGGCGCATCGCGGCACCGACCCGGGCACGGCGCCGGCCCGTGAGGTGACGCTGGAGTTGCTCGCCAAGGAGCTGTTCTAA